ATCGGTGAAGTGTAACTACTTTTAACTTCAtacctaaaaataataataataataataaataagagaatgtattatcttttaaaagtttaaaataagatattaaaaaatttaccctAAAATTCCCAAGAGAGTTCTTAATTTAGGACCGATGGGACCATATGTATTAGTACTATTTGATCTATCCATCATTTCAGCAAGAGTTTTTCCGTGAGGATACgtaaataacattaaaaaatcacTACTATTTATATAAGTATCAAAATCTACGTGTCCAATACTTGAACTAGATACAAAAGGATTCAAACTGGTCTCCACAATCAAAACATTATCTCGAATTTGATCCGCAGTTAATGTAGTATTAGGTTGAACATCAGGTGTAAGTAAAAACCCAATTTCACCATGTGTAGTACCAAGTGTGTACATATTCTTGGCTATTTGAAATTGTGGTGATTTTATGAATGagttaattattaaatcattaggtaaatttaaatcgaatttaaaagtatttaattgaTCAGTTATTGATGAAAGTGATTGTCCACTCTTCAATAACActaaatttctatcaaatttaaattctaaGAATTGGACTATAACGTTTGAAGGTACTGGTGATCCTGGTGATCCTGGTGGGGTACCTGGTGATGTTCCTGGTACTCCTGGAATCCCTGGAGTTCCTGGAGCTCCTGCTGGTGTTCCCGGTGCTCCTGGTGTTCCTGCTGGTGTTCCCGGTGCTCCTGGTGTTCCTGCTGGTGCTCCCGGTGCTCCCGGTGTTCCTGGTGTTCCTGTATCGACTtccataattttatcaatataagGATGTAATgcttgtaaattaaaataatcattccatgaatttataaaaccTAATCCATGAATAAGTTCATGAAGAACGACATATAACATGTCAGCTTGTCTGAATCCCATAGGTAATGGATCACCTTCAAACCAATAACTCATATTTGCATTAAAAATTGCTTCAATTTCATTTGGTCCAAATTGCGGATGATCTGGTAAATtcatttgtttatataatgCTTGTGGATATAATCTAACTTTACCCTCTGTATCATTTAGAAATGGGATCATTCTTGCCGGGCCTGCTGCTCCTAATATTATTGCATTCGTGTCACAATCATTAAAACTTGCACAAAAATCTACAAACTGTGCTTTTACACTCACGGCAGATTTTAAGTCTAATGTTGCTGTTATAAATTTTCCTGCAGTAATAAATACATCCTTAACTTTATCACATAATGTTGCATTATTAATTGAACAATCAAAATCTACGACAAACATATTATCTGGTGATGTCTGTGTTTGTCTTTTATCATTAGCTGTCACCAATGGACAATCAACAACTTgagttttatatttgtataatggTTTTTTGAATTCAAGACATTTGTGTGATAACGTTTGCGTTAAACATATTAATCCTATTAGGATGATGAAATTAATCGTTGATAAAATcttcattttaaattaataaaaaggtaaatttaattataatttgattaaaaagaaaaggaaaaagaaaaaaaaagaaagaaaaaaaacttctttatTAGTTGAACAATAATTTCCTccactttatataatttatacattcattaaaatatttcctttttattgTAGCTGGGTAACACTGATTAATTAGTGCGATCAACAAAATCTTATTATGCCAAGCAAGCCGTGTTACCTTCCCGTAACAATTGTTATATGGTCATTAAAATAACTagtttgttattaaaaaaattattatcaatggGGATATTAATGATGcctaacattattttttttcccctTTTAGTAATGTAAGGCTGCAGGAGTTGCATCCAAAGaagaaacaaacaaaaaaaataaaaataaaaaataaaaaaaagtaaaaagtgAAATCACATTATTTGCCTATTTCATtaacggaatttttaattaacatctttatttattataaatcatgaAACATAATAGTAAACTCATTtacaatatactgtatataaatcaCTTTGTCGATCAATGAACTACATGAGTACATGTACAAGTATTACTTGTACAGATTACTTGTACAGGGTTTCGTATCGGATATATCGGAAATATTTTCTCAGCCCATCTAAAATATAACGACTTTGAacatcatataatctttaataaaaatgcttAGAAGtttctttgaaatattaagaaattcttATTGCcattattacaataatgtTTATTTGCATCACATGAAAGGTACAGTAAACAAGTGCCAAGGAAATTGTCATTGTAACAATAGTTTGTATACAGAAAATACTAGAACTTGATTGTCGGGTTTAATTTATACCCGAAAACTAAATTTGATGATCAATTTTCGTTGAATccataattttgaaaatggtcAATCACTGATGCGCAAATATTTCTGGATTATTGTAAGCACTTGAAAGAACctataatagtatttttttttactaatcatTAAATGTGGGTTACTACGTCAGATTGATTACGCCTAATGATGCTCATTCCTAATTCAACTTTCACGATAAATTGTGTTACTTTAACTccttttaatagtaaaatcgGCAAGGGACGCTTTAAACGTAGctaaaaaaaagggataaaaatttacatatactCCCTATTATTAAAGGAGTCAATAATTGGGagttactataaaaaaatcgaaattaATGAAACCGATATCGATGAACTGAAAgctaatataatattgataaagatAACGGTAAATCTATTGTAAATGGAAATCGTTTTATTCTTGATGC
Above is a window of Rhizophagus irregularis chromosome 15, complete sequence DNA encoding:
- a CDS encoding uncharacterized protein (SECRETED:cutsite_TLS-HK; SECRETED:prob_0.8533); SECRETED:SignalP(1-23); this encodes MKILSTINFIILIGLICLTQTLSHKCLEFKKPLYKYKTQVVDCPLVTANDKRQTQTSPDNMFVVDFDCSINNATLCDKVKDVFITAGKFITATLDLKSAVSVKAQFVDFCASFNDCDTNAIILGAAGPARMIPFLNDTEGKVRLYPQALYKQMNLPDHPQFGPNEIEAIFNANMSYWFEGDPLPMGFRQADMLYVVLHELIHGLGFINSWNDYFNLQALHPYIDKIMEVDTGTPGTPGAPGAPAGTPGAPGTPAGTPGAPGTPAGAPGTPGIPGVPGTSPGTPPGSPGSPVPSNVIVQFLEFKFDRNLVLLKSGQSLSSITDQLNTFKFDLNLPNDLIINSFIKSPQFQIAKNMYTLGTTHGEIGFLLTPDVQPNTTLTADQIRDNVLIVETSLNPFVSSSSIGHVDFDTYINSSDFLMLFTYPHGKTLAEMMDRSNSTNTYGPIGPKLRTLLGILGYEVKSSYTSPIIFNASNTATINSTDTSNNNENNNDKKNNSSFVSFNLVLTFICILLVNYFIY